The following coding sequences are from one Gemmatimonadota bacterium window:
- a CDS encoding DUF72 domain-containing protein, giving the protein MGGRKGVYIEAVMSIERYFLGCPIWGNKEWVGELFAPDVVQRDFLRQYASVFNTVEGNTTFYGLPSEKAAMRWLADTPPGFRFALKFPRAISHDKRLRDAELETAAFVDVLTVLRDRVGPSFLQLPPSYGPRDLPVLDRFLDALPDTFSYAVEIRHHLFFAEAENELNAVLKSQGVDRVVFDTRGVHSAQVASNKPKVPVRFLATGRFPFVRFVGHPEVDKNLPLLAEWVPVVANWIREGRTPFVFMHAPDDFYAPQLARHFHQMLSGDIDVGEMPPWPAEQVVEAPVQMDLF; this is encoded by the coding sequence ATGGGTGGGAGGAAAGGGGTCTATATAGAGGCTGTTATGAGTATCGAACGATATTTTTTGGGCTGTCCGATTTGGGGCAATAAAGAGTGGGTGGGCGAGTTGTTTGCGCCCGATGTTGTGCAGAGAGATTTTTTGAGACAGTACGCCTCTGTGTTTAATACCGTGGAGGGCAATACCACTTTTTACGGTTTGCCTTCGGAAAAAGCCGCGATGCGCTGGCTGGCTGATACGCCGCCGGGTTTTCGCTTTGCGCTCAAGTTTCCGCGCGCTATTAGTCACGATAAGCGGTTGCGAGATGCCGAGTTGGAGACGGCTGCGTTTGTAGATGTTCTCACGGTGTTACGGGATCGGGTGGGTCCGTCATTTTTGCAGTTGCCTCCGTCTTATGGGCCGCGCGATTTGCCGGTGTTGGACAGGTTTTTAGACGCGTTGCCCGATACATTTTCTTATGCTGTGGAGATCCGGCACCATCTGTTTTTTGCCGAGGCAGAAAATGAGTTGAATGCGGTGCTCAAAAGCCAGGGCGTGGATCGCGTGGTTTTTGATACGCGCGGGGTGCATAGTGCGCAAGTAGCAAGTAACAAGCCAAAGGTCCCCGTTCGGTTTCTTGCGACGGGGCGTTTTCCTTTTGTGAGGTTTGTCGGGCATCCGGAGGTTGATAAGAATCTGCCGCTTCTCGCAGAGTGGGTGCCGGTGGTTGCCAATTGGATACGCGAGGGGCGAACGCCGTTTGTGTTTATGCATGCGCCCGATGATTTTTACGCGCCGCAGTTGGCGCGCCATTTTCACCAGATGTTGTCCGGGGATATAGATGTCGGCGAGATGCCGCCCTGGCCCGCGGAACAGGTCGTAGAGGCGCCTGTGCAGATGGATTTGTTTTAA